The window CCGCCTCGGCCCGCCCGCCACCGGAAGCGACCACGAGCCCTCCGGCGCTGTCCCCGTACAACGCCGCGACGGCCTTCTCCACCTCCCGCCGAAGCGCCTCCGTGTCTGCGGCCTTCCTCCCCAGGACACCCACGGCCCGCACCGGCTGGTCCGAGTCCGCGAGCCGCTCCGCCTCGCGGGAGGTATGGAACACGGCGTACTGGCGTTCCAGTTGCCGGCGCGTATCGGCCACACCCGAAACCCGATACGGGCGCAGCCCGTCAAGGCCCGCTATCCGTACGGTGTCGCCCACCCCGGCGCCGAGGCGCCCGGCCAGACTGCCGTCCAGCACGACCTCGGAGTCACCGTCAGGGGCGCGGCCCTGCCGCAGGGTGAAGGGACCGAGAACCGCGCTCTCCCACGAATGCCCCAGGGACGGCCCGTCCCAGGGCGCCTCGACCAGCCTGCCCGAGCCGTCCACCGCAGTGCTGGGGAAGGACAGTTCGGACACGGCCCGCTCGACGGACGGCAACCTCTCCAGCGCCGCCCGCAGCTCCCCGGCCCGCGGCACGAACGGCTGCCCGGCGACGACCACGTCCGTCCCCGCATAACGCTCGGCGGGCGCCCCGGCCCGGGCCCCCGACTCCAGCAGCACGGCACACGCCGTCGTCATGACCAGCGCCAGCACGAGAGCGACGAAACCGCCCGCCCAGCCGGCCCCGCGTCCCGAGAGAGTCCGCCACGCGATACGTAACAAGGGTGCCTTTCGCAGGGGGCGAGGCCTTCGCCCGAACCCGACCACCCACAAAAAACGCCCTCCCGAAGGAGGGCGGAGACTTGCGCCCCCGGCAGGACTCGAACCTGCGGCCAAGCGCTTAGAAGGCGCCTTGTGCGTCTCGTCTAACACCGCTGCTGACCTGCTTCTCTTCGGGCGTCGGGCGTCTCATCGATCGGCCTTCGACACGCATTCGACTTCGACAGGGGGCTGGGACAGGGTTAGTGACGGTTGATCGGGATCTCGTAGACGATCTCGCAATGAGCGGCGGGCACCACGATGTCCGCCGTCTCCACGGGCCGTCCGTCGTCGCTGTAGTACGTCCGCCGGATGTGCGTCACGAGCGCGGCCTTCTGGATACCGAGAAGTGACGCCTCCTCGGCGGTCGCCTGCCTCGGCTCCGGCTGCTCCACGGCGTGGCTGACGGTGACACCGATCGCGGCCATGCGGTTCACGACTCCCGCACCGGCGTGCGGTCCTCCCTCGGGGAGAAGGACGAGTGTGCCGGCGGTGAGGTCGTACGGCTCCCAACTCGTGGAGAGCTGCACCGGCTTGCCGTCTGCCAAGAACTCGTACGTCGTCCGGACGCACAGGTCGCCCTCGGCGATGCCGAGCCGCACCGCGATGTCCGCCGGAGCCGACACCTTGGCCTCGGTCCGACTTTCCCAGTCCCCTTGCCTGCCCACGGCCTTCATATCCGCGCGGAAGGGCGATCCGCTGGGCTGCTCCCGGGCTGACGACCGGACGACCCGCACCCGCTGCCGGGGCTCGGCGACGTACGTGCCCGAACCGGCGCGTCCCTCAAGCACACCCTGGGAAATCAGCAGCTCCTGAGCCCGGCGGACCACGTTCTCGCCCACCCCGCACTCCTGGCCGATCTGAGCACGGGACGGCAGGCGGTCACCGGGCTCCCACACGTGCTCCGAGATCCGCCGCCGGAGTTCGTCGGCGATGCGGAGATAGGGCGGCTGCTCAGGCATATGGAAAATCTAGTCCACTAGCTCTAATCTAGTTAACTAGCTTCACTGAAAGTGATCGCCGGTGACGGAGGCTGCCCTGTGCCCGCTTCGGGAGTTAGCGCGGCGGCCCTCGCTGCCCGGCTGTCCGACCTCGGACTTCCCGCGCGCATGGAGGAGCACGACCGGTACGCGTCGGTCCAAGCGGAGGTGCCGGAATCGCTCTCCGCCGACTTATGGCGGGAGGTCCTGGAAGTGGTGGCGGAGGCCGATCGGTTCGGGCTCCTCGCCACGAGCCTGAACGACCGCACCCTCTGGGCGGTCGTAAACAAGGCGGTCCCCACGACGGGCGATGTCGGGGGACCGAGCTATCAGCGATAGGAGCTGACCAGCGTGCTCAACCGTATCCGCCGTGCCGCCTCGCTCACCAGAGCGCGGTACTTCCCCAAGGGCAGGCACCGCCGCCCCTTACGGTCGTCCAGGCCGCTGGCGGCCCCCGTTCTCCCTGCGTCCGCCGACGCGTCGACGGTCCTCCTGGGCTGCTCTCCCGACACCGCGCGCCACCGTCACCCGCTCACGGGGGAGGACAACGCGCTTGTCCGCCCGTACGTGCTGGCTTGGGAGGGGCGAGTAGGGCCGCGCGAGGTGGTAGTCGCTTCACACTTGCCCGCTGAAGCCTGGTCGTCCCTCGCGGGAGTCAACTGATGACTCCTCGCCGACAGCCCCGCATCACAACGACTCAGCCCGTTCCCTACCGGTCGACCGAGTGCCGTATCGGCACGCACCGTGCTTGCGCGGAATCCTCCCCGGTCGCTGCACCAAGCGACCTGCCGGTTGTCGTCGAGACATGCGCCTGCCCGTGTCACTCGGCGTCCCACCACGCCACACCCGCGGAGGTGGAGCGGTGAGCGGCTGGGCACCCGGGGGCGCGCTGGCATCCAACGTCGAGGTCACCGCGGCCACCGTGCAGCGCGGTGACATCATCCAACTCGGCGGCACAGAATGCCGGGTGAGCGACCTCATCCAGCTACCCCAAGGCGGCAAGAAGCTCCTCTTCGAGTCCGGCGAGCTGCTGACCATACACGCGCGAACCCGCCTCGCAGCCGTTCGTATGCAGAGAAGGCGGTGATCGGGTCCGTGCCTTCACGCCATCAAGAAATCGCCGAAAATCTCCGGCACCAAATCACGACCGGGCACATCAAGCCGGGCGAACGTCTTCCGTCAGAAGCCGGCCTGGCCGACCGGTACAAGGTCAGCACGGTGACACTGCGGAGAGCCCTCGCCGTGCTTCAGGGAGAAGGCCTCGTTGAGAAGATCCACGGCAGGGGGAACTTCGCTCGTCGTCCGCCCCGCAAGATCCTCTACGTCGGGGGATGGGGAACGCTGGACCCGTGGACCGCCGCTGAAACGGCCCTGCGCGTCAGCGTTCGCACCAACACGGTTCCAGCACAGGGGCACCTGACGACCTTGCTGTCAGTGCCGACGGGTAGCCCTCTCGCTGAGTTCCTTTGCACCAGTCACGAGGGAGAGTCACCGCACGGACTGGCCCGCATCTACATCCCGCGCGACCTGGCACCCGCCGGAGTGCTGGACGACGAATTCCCGTGGCGGGAGACGGCTACGCGCTTTGCCGTTCTGAGCTCGCCGCCGGCGCTTGTCCGCGAAAGGGTATCTGCCCGCCCACCGTCACCGGACGAAGCATCGGCCCTGCGGATCGGCTCCGCCGCGCCAGTCGTCGCCATCACACGCATCGCGACCGACACGACCGGGCGAGTCGTCGAGGCCGCGCTTCTGGTGTTCCCGGGGGACCGCGTCGACGCCGTCTTCACCACCCACTCCGTGACCGACGAGAGGCAGAAGCAAGGATGACGGCACCGAACGAATTGCGACTCCTCCCGTGGTCGGGACCGGAGGGCAAGCCCTGCTACCTGAGCACCGACGGCAACGGCGGCTACATGTCCCGCCTGGCGGACAACATCGAAGCGGTGCAACTGGGAACGGCAGCCGAGCTGCTGGAAGAGGCCTCAGACACCCTCGTCGACCAGGAGGCGGGCCCGGAAGACCTGCGATGGTTGGCGAAGGAATTGACGGGGGCCTTGCGAGACGTGCTCCGCGTCGCGACCAGCCGCGGTCAACTCCTGGAGGTGAGCGAACCCCACCGCTCCTAGGCACCAGCCGCAAACCGCACCTGCCGAGAACATCCTTCCGTACGCGTCAATGGCGGAGAGAAGTCCGGTCATCTATCCGGGCTTCTCTCACCATTGCGTCGTCCGGGCCAGAATCGGCGACACACGGCTCCGGAGGCCGCTTGGGTCTCAGACAACGCAGCAGGTCACAGCCCTGCACGCGGCAGATCAGCCGAGGAGAGTCCGCAGATAGGCCACGGCTGGCTGAGCACCGCTTCATGAATGCGCGAGGCTAGAGAAGGCTCAAGAGCGTCGCTTGGCCGGCATTGAAGCCTTCATGCTGGCGACGAGTGCGTGGATGGACTGACTCACCTACATCCAGCAGAGGATGGTCATGCCCCTCTCCCAGCCGATCCGCTCGGCGATCACCGCAGCGGGCATGGTCGGAGTCTCCCGCAGCAGTTCCCGGATCTGCGTCTCGACCGCGTCGACGGCCGAACCCTTGGCCGGCCGCTGGTACTTGGGCGGCCGGTCGCTGGCCAGGGCACGCTTGAGGGCGTTCTTCGAGATGCCGAGATGCCGTGCGATCGACCTGATCGGCATCTGCTCGGTCCGGTGCAGCCGACGGATCTCTGCCCAGTCCTCCACGAGGGTCACCTTCCCTCCTGACCTTGATCACCAAGGCCTGAGTCAGACGAAGATCACCAAGTAGGTCACTTTTGATCCGCCGTCAGATGGTCAGCGTTCGGCCGTCGTTGAGACCTTCGCGGAAGTCTGAGATTCACAGCCTTTGAACTACGGTGAAGCGCCTTCGCCGGGGTGAGCCCAAGCCACCGTCCACACCTCGTCCCGATCGCGTCAACAGCGGACCGGGCGTCAGGCCGCTAGATCACCACCCAGCCCATCCTTCGATGCAGTGCTGGAGGCGACGAGAGCCGCTCCGCCCTGGGGAGCACGCGTGACAGACGATCAGTCCCATCAAACGGGGCGCGCCCCCGGTTCTTAACCCGGTTGAACGGGACGTAGGTTCGCCATGCAGCAATCACGACTCTCCCCCTCTAGCTTCGCTGAACGTGATCGCGTAACTTCTGAAGGTCACGAGAGGTTTGGGGGAACAGGCTTGGACGTGCCATGGGAGCTCATGCATGAGCCCATCGAGGACAGCGGCAGTGATACCGCAGATCGGTATCGATACCAATACCAAGTCATCGCGCGACACTGCTGCGAGTTTGACAATAGCGAGCTTCTTTGGGCTCTTTGCGAGTGGCACACCGACTACATACTCGCACTGTCGGGACACCGCTTCATCCTAGTGAGCGTCAAACATCGCGAAAGAAGTAAAGGGAACTGGACTCTCACGAGTCTCTGCGACGACGGAGGGCTTAACACTCTCCGCGCCAGGTGGGAAGAGTGCAGAAAGCCAG of the Streptomyces koelreuteriae genome contains:
- a CDS encoding GntR family transcriptional regulator; amino-acid sequence: MIGSVPSRHQEIAENLRHQITTGHIKPGERLPSEAGLADRYKVSTVTLRRALAVLQGEGLVEKIHGRGNFARRPPRKILYVGGWGTLDPWTAAETALRVSVRTNTVPAQGHLTTLLSVPTGSPLAEFLCTSHEGESPHGLARIYIPRDLAPAGVLDDEFPWRETATRFAVLSSPPALVRERVSARPPSPDEASALRIGSAAPVVAITRIATDTTGRVVEAALLVFPGDRVDAVFTTHSVTDERQKQG
- a CDS encoding GntR family transcriptional regulator: MPEQPPYLRIADELRRRISEHVWEPGDRLPSRAQIGQECGVGENVVRRAQELLISQGVLEGRAGSGTYVAEPRQRVRVVRSSAREQPSGSPFRADMKAVGRQGDWESRTEAKVSAPADIAVRLGIAEGDLCVRTTYEFLADGKPVQLSTSWEPYDLTAGTLVLLPEGGPHAGAGVVNRMAAIGVTVSHAVEQPEPRQATAEEASLLGIQKAALVTHIRRTYYSDDGRPVETADIVVPAAHCEIVYEIPINRH